One segment of Macaca fascicularis isolate 582-1 chromosome 4, T2T-MFA8v1.1 DNA contains the following:
- the LOC102120132 gene encoding class I histocompatibility antigen, Gogo-B*0101 alpha chain precursor (The RefSeq protein has 11 substitutions compared to this genomic sequence) — MRVMAPRTLLLLLSAALALTETRAGSHSLRYFYTSMSRPGRGEPRFIAVGYVDDTQFVRFDSDAESPRMEPRAPWMEQEGPEYWEEETRKVKETAQTFRVSLGILRGYYNQSEAGSHTYQWMYGCDLGPDGRLLRGYHQSAYDGKDYIALNRDLRSWTAADEAAQNTQRKWEAAGVAEQMRAYLEGQCLECLRGYLENGKETLQRADPPKTHVTHHPVSDHEATLRCWALGFYPAEITLTWQRDGEEQTQDTELVETRPGGDGTFQKWGAVVVPSGEEQRYTCHVQHEGLQEPLTLRWEPSSQSTIPIVGIVVGLAVLAVVVTGAVVTAVMWRRKSSGGKGGSYSQAASSDSAQGSDVFLTA; from the exons ATGCGAGTCATGGCGCCCCGAaccctcctcctgctgctctcgGCGGCCCTGGCCCTGACCGAGACCCGGGCCG GCTCGCACTCCATGAGGTATTTCACCACCGCCGTGTCCCGGCCCGGCCGCGGGGAGCCCCGCTTCATCGCCGTGGGCTACGTGGACGACACGCAGTTCGTGGGGTTCGACAGCGACGCCGAGAGTCCGAGGATGGAGCCGCGGGCGCCGTGGATGGAGCAGGAGGGCCCGGAGTATTGGGAAGAGGAGACACGGAAAGTCAAGGAGACCGCACAGACTTTCCGAGTGAGCCTGGGGATCCTGCGCGGCTACTACAACCAGAGCGAGGCCG GGTCTCACACCTACCAGTGGATGTACGGCTGCGACCTGGGGCCCGACGGGCGCCTCCTCCGCGGGTATCACCAGTACGCCTACGACGGCAAGGATTACATCGCCCTGAACAGGGACCTGCGCTCCTGGACCGCTGCGGATGAGGCGGCTCAGAACACCCAGCGCAAGTGGGAGGCGGCGGGTGTGGCGGAGCAGATGAGAGCCTACCTGGAGGGGCAGTGCCTGGAATGTCTCCGCGGATACCTGGAGAACGGGAAGGAGACGCTGCAGCGCGCGG ATCCCCCAAAGACACACGTGACCCACCACCCCATCTCTGACCATGAGGCCACCCTGaggtgctgggccctgggcttcTACCCTGCGGAGATCACACTGACCTGGCAGCGGGATGGGGAGGAGCAAACTCAGGACACCGAGCTCGTGGAGACCAGGCCAGGAGGAGATGGAACCTTCCAGAAGTGGGGAGCTGTGGTGGTGCCTTCTGGAGAAGAGCAGAGATACACGTGCCATGTGCAGCACGAGGGGCTCCCGGAGCCCCTCACCCTGAGATGGG aGCCATCTTCCCAGTCCACCATCCCCATCGTGGGCATTGTTGCTGGCCTGGCTGTCCTAGCAGTTGTGGTCACTGGAGCTGTGGTCGTTGCTGtgatgtggaggaggaagagctcaG GTGGAAAAGGAGGGAGCTACTCTCAGGCTGCGT CCAGCGACAGTGCCCAGGGCTCTGATGTGTCTCTCACGGCTTGA